From one Cyanobacterium stanieri PCC 7202 genomic stretch:
- a CDS encoding hypothetical protein (KEGG: ana:asr2939 hypothetical protein~SPTR: Asr2939 protein): MDSKELAHYIEQTEGISKPWLLVQLRLKKLQEDRDNIPPEEYEQNLAQIYDDLMNLGEWWQGIEDQVF; the protein is encoded by the coding sequence ATGGACAGTAAAGAATTAGCCCACTATATCGAGCAAACTGAGGGGATTTCTAAACCTTGGTTGTTGGTACAATTGAGACTCAAAAAATTGCAGGAGGATAGGGATAATATTCCCCCCGAGGAGTATGAGCAAAATTTGGCTCAGATATATGATGATTTAATGAATTTAGGGGAATGGTGGCAGGGAATAGAAGATCAAGTTTTTTGA
- a CDS encoding histidine triad (HIT) protein (PFAM: HIT domain~COGs: COG0537 Diadenosine tetraphosphate (Ap4A) hydrolase and other HIT family hydrolase~InterPro IPR019808:IPR001310~KEGG: syp:SYNPCC7002_A2221 histidine triad protein~PFAM: histidine triad (HIT) protein~SPTR: Histidine triad (HIT) protein) has protein sequence MSETIFSKIIRREISADIIYEDDLCLAFRDIAPQAPTHILVIPKKPIIRIDDAQGEDQALLGHLLLTVKKVAAQENLTNGYRVVINNGNDGGQTVDHLHLHILGDRPLKWPPG, from the coding sequence ATGAGCGAAACCATCTTTAGTAAAATAATTCGCCGAGAAATTTCTGCCGACATCATCTATGAAGATGACCTCTGTTTAGCATTTCGGGATATTGCCCCCCAAGCCCCTACTCATATCCTTGTCATACCCAAAAAACCCATCATCAGGATAGATGATGCTCAAGGGGAAGATCAAGCATTATTAGGACATTTACTCCTCACCGTTAAAAAAGTGGCCGCCCAGGAAAATTTAACCAATGGTTATCGAGTGGTAATCAATAATGGTAACGATGGAGGGCAAACCGTTGATCATCTTCATTTACACATATTAGGCGATCGCCCCTTAAAATGGCCCCCCGGTTGA
- a CDS encoding Transketolase central region (PFAM: Transketolase, C-terminal domain; Transketolase, pyrimidine binding domain~COGs: COG0022 Pyruvate/2-oxoglutarate dehydrogenase complex dehydrogenase (E1) component eukaryotic type beta subunit~InterPro IPR005475:IPR005476~KEGG: mar:MAE_05620 pyruvate dehydrogenase E1 component beta subunit~PFAM: Transketolase central region; Transketolase domain-containing protein~SPTR: Pyruvate dehydrogenase E1 beta subunit) yields the protein MFNALREAIDEEMARDESVFVLGEDVGHYGGSYKVTKGLYEKYGEFRVLDTPIAENSFTGMAVGAAMTGLRPIIEGMNMGFLLLAFNQISNNAGMMRYTSGGNFKIPTVIRGPGGVGRQLGAEHSQRLEAYFQAVPGLKIVACSTAYNAKGLLKSAIRDDNPVLFFEHVLLYNHKENLPEDEYTLPLDKAEIVRKGKDVTILTYSRMRHHCTQALKQLEKEGYDPEIIDLISLKPLDMETIGESIRKTHKVIIVEECMKSGGIGAELTASINDQLFDELDAPVVRLASQDIPTPYNGTLERLTIVQPNQIVEAVQKIMNNKI from the coding sequence ATGTTTAACGCTTTGCGTGAAGCTATTGACGAAGAAATGGCAAGAGACGAAAGCGTATTTGTCCTCGGAGAAGACGTAGGACATTATGGCGGCTCTTACAAAGTTACTAAAGGACTATACGAAAAATACGGTGAATTTAGAGTATTAGACACCCCCATCGCCGAAAATAGTTTTACAGGTATGGCAGTAGGTGCCGCCATGACAGGATTACGCCCCATCATAGAAGGGATGAACATGGGCTTTTTACTCCTTGCCTTCAACCAAATTTCCAACAACGCAGGAATGATGCGCTATACCTCTGGGGGAAACTTTAAAATTCCTACCGTTATCAGAGGACCAGGGGGCGTAGGTAGACAATTAGGCGCCGAACATTCCCAAAGATTAGAAGCCTATTTCCAAGCCGTACCCGGTCTAAAAATTGTTGCTTGTTCCACTGCTTATAACGCCAAAGGATTATTAAAATCAGCTATTAGAGACGATAACCCCGTTCTATTTTTTGAACACGTTTTATTATATAATCATAAAGAGAATTTACCCGAAGACGAATACACCTTACCTTTAGATAAGGCAGAAATTGTCCGTAAAGGAAAAGATGTCACCATTTTGACCTATTCGAGAATGAGGCACCATTGCACCCAAGCCCTCAAACAACTAGAAAAAGAAGGTTATGATCCCGAAATTATTGATTTAATTTCCCTCAAACCCCTTGACATGGAAACCATCGGCGAATCCATCCGTAAAACCCACAAGGTTATCATCGTCGAAGAATGTATGAAGAGTGGCGGTATTGGTGCAGAATTAACCGCATCCATCAACGATCAACTTTTTGATGAATTAGACGCCCCCGTAGTGCGTTTAGCTTCCCAAGATATTCCTACTCCTTATAACGGCACTTTAGAAAGATTAACCATTGTTCAACCCAATCAGATTGTCGAAGCCGTACAAAAAATTATGAATAATAAAATTTAA
- a CDS encoding protein-export membrane protein SecD (PFAM: Protein export membrane protein; SecD/SecF GG Motif~TIGRFAM: protein-export membrane protein SecD; protein-export membrane protein, SecD/SecF family~COGs: COG0342 Preprotein translocase subunit SecD~InterPro IPR003335:IPR005791:IPR001036~KEGG: cyt:cce_4646 preprotein translocase subunit SecD~PFAM: SecD/SecF/SecDF export membrane protein~SPTR: Protein-export membrane protein SecD;~TIGRFAM: protein-export membrane protein SecD; protein-export membrane protein, SecD/SecF family), producing the protein MERQRAFIILIIVLVVTAIITLVNLPLQLGLDLRGGSQLTIQLETTDEVPEITSDRLEAVRQVIDRRVNGLGVSEAIVQSVGDDRILVQLPGVSDPQEAERVLGGTAQLDFRVQTDDAQIQAQINVRQQELQQLIIEAQGIEDAQERENQLNLIEEKQAEIADLSQGLYVRSELNGEKLRRASYQPTQQPNVWEVVLEFDNEGGQLFAELTRDIAGTGRTLGIFLDGELISAPSVSAEYRNTGIMGGRASISGGSPGFTLESARELALQLEGGALPVPVEIVENRTVGATLGQDSIRRSIIAALSGLVLVLVYMGVYYRLPGLLADFALIIYGLLTLACFSLAGVTLTLPGIAGFILSIGMAVDANVLIFERTREELRSGKTLYRAVESGFSRAFSSILDSNVTTLIACAALFWLGAGLVRGFALTLAIGVLVSMFTALTCSRTFLLITVLGFPSVRQKPQLFCPDLKTKNP; encoded by the coding sequence GTGGAAAGACAAAGAGCTTTTATCATACTAATTATAGTTTTGGTGGTAACAGCGATCATCACCCTTGTTAATTTACCCCTACAACTAGGGTTAGACTTGAGGGGAGGATCTCAGTTAACTATTCAACTAGAAACTACCGACGAAGTACCAGAGATTACGAGCGATCGCCTCGAGGCGGTAAGACAAGTAATTGATCGTCGGGTCAACGGATTGGGGGTTTCCGAGGCGATCGTGCAGAGTGTCGGAGATGATCGTATCCTTGTACAACTACCGGGGGTAAGCGACCCCCAAGAAGCCGAGAGAGTCCTTGGAGGCACCGCCCAACTAGACTTTAGGGTTCAGACCGATGATGCTCAAATACAGGCTCAAATCAATGTGCGTCAGCAAGAATTACAGCAACTGATTATTGAAGCCCAAGGCATTGAAGATGCCCAAGAAAGAGAAAATCAACTCAATCTGATTGAAGAAAAACAAGCAGAAATTGCCGATCTATCCCAAGGATTATATGTCAGAAGTGAGCTAAACGGTGAAAAACTGCGTCGTGCCAGTTATCAACCCACCCAACAACCCAACGTTTGGGAAGTAGTATTAGAATTTGATAACGAAGGAGGACAACTCTTCGCTGAATTAACCAGAGATATAGCAGGGACAGGTAGAACATTGGGAATCTTCCTCGATGGAGAATTGATCAGCGCCCCTAGCGTCAGCGCAGAATATCGTAATACAGGAATTATGGGGGGAAGAGCTAGTATTTCTGGAGGAAGTCCCGGATTTACCCTCGAAAGTGCCAGAGAATTAGCCCTACAACTCGAAGGGGGTGCATTACCCGTACCTGTGGAAATTGTGGAAAATCGTACCGTAGGCGCCACTTTAGGACAAGATAGTATTCGCCGTAGTATCATCGCCGCTTTGTCTGGTTTGGTATTAGTATTAGTATATATGGGAGTTTACTATCGCCTACCCGGACTATTAGCCGATTTTGCCCTCATCATTTACGGTTTACTTACCCTTGCTTGTTTTTCCCTCGCAGGAGTAACCCTGACTTTACCGGGGATTGCTGGTTTTATCCTCAGTATTGGTATGGCAGTAGATGCCAACGTGCTAATTTTCGAGCGCACCCGAGAAGAATTAAGAAGTGGTAAAACCTTATATCGTGCCGTGGAATCAGGATTTTCTCGGGCTTTTTCTAGTATCTTGGATAGTAACGTAACTACCTTAATCGCCTGTGCGGCTCTATTTTGGCTTGGTGCAGGATTAGTAAGGGGTTTTGCCCTCACCCTCGCCATTGGGGTATTGGTGAGTATGTTTACAGCGCTTACTTGCAGTCGTACCTTCTTATTAATTACTGTCTTAGGATTTCCCTCCGTCCGCCAAAAACCTCAATTATTCTGCCCTGACTTGAAAACCAAAAACCCTTAA
- a CDS encoding protein translocase subunit secF (PFAM: Protein export membrane protein; SecD/SecF GG Motif~TIGRFAM: protein-export membrane protein, SecD/SecF family; protein-export membrane protein SecF~COGs: COG0341 Preprotein translocase subunit SecF~InterPro IPR003335:IPR005665~KEGG: cyt:cce_4645 preprotein translocase subunit SecF~PFAM: SecD/SecF/SecDF export membrane protein~SPTR: Protein export membrane protein;~TIGRFAM: protein-export membrane protein SecF; protein-export membrane protein, SecD/SecF family), translating to MIQFNVVKWEKLWWSISAVLCLLSVVAMVVSYTTIGTPLRPSIDFVGGTRLQLELDCTVEGNCDRPLTVNEVREVLEAQNLANSSIQIVGEDQQGISIRTQTLNVESRTQLEEALTEEIGAFDQETLQIDTVGPSIGQELFTSGILALLVSFFGIVVYLSVRFKTDYAVFAILALVHDVLITMGAFAVLGLVIGVEVDSLFLVAILTIIGFSVNDTVVIYDRIREISNDEHIDTETMNETVAIAVNQTLTRSINTSLTTVLPLVAIFLFGGETLKYFALALIIGFLAGSYSSIFVASTLLGWWRKLINKNQSMAMS from the coding sequence ATGATTCAATTTAATGTTGTCAAATGGGAGAAACTATGGTGGAGCATATCCGCCGTATTATGCCTCCTCAGTGTAGTGGCGATGGTGGTTTCTTATACAACCATTGGCACCCCCTTACGCCCCAGTATAGACTTTGTGGGGGGAACTAGATTACAGTTAGAATTAGATTGTACCGTGGAAGGTAACTGCGATCGCCCTTTAACTGTTAATGAGGTTCGGGAAGTATTAGAAGCCCAAAACCTCGCCAATAGTAGTATTCAAATTGTCGGGGAAGATCAACAAGGTATTTCCATCCGTACCCAAACCCTTAACGTAGAATCCAGAACCCAACTAGAAGAAGCCCTCACCGAAGAAATAGGGGCTTTTGATCAAGAAACCCTACAAATTGATACCGTGGGGCCTAGCATTGGGCAGGAATTATTCACCTCTGGTATCCTTGCTCTCTTGGTATCCTTTTTCGGGATTGTGGTATATCTGAGTGTCAGGTTCAAAACCGACTATGCCGTATTTGCTATCCTCGCCTTGGTTCATGATGTGTTAATTACCATGGGAGCCTTTGCCGTTTTAGGATTAGTCATCGGTGTAGAAGTAGATAGCTTATTCCTAGTGGCAATCCTAACCATTATTGGTTTTTCTGTTAACGATACCGTAGTAATTTACGATCGCATCCGAGAAATCAGTAATGATGAACATATTGACACTGAAACCATGAACGAAACCGTGGCGATCGCCGTTAACCAAACCCTTACCCGTTCTATCAATACCAGTTTAACTACAGTGTTACCTCTTGTGGCTATTTTCTTATTTGGGGGAGAAACCCTCAAATATTTTGCCCTTGCCTTAATTATCGGCTTTTTAGCAGGTTCTTATTCCAGTATTTTCGTGGCTAGTACCCTCTTGGGATGGTGGCGAAAATTGATCAATAAAAATCAATCTATGGCAATGAGTTAA
- a CDS encoding Ankyrin (PFAM: Ankyrin repeat~COGs: COG0666 FOG: Ankyrin repeat~InterPro IPR002110:IPR020683:IPR004172~KEGG: cyc:PCC7424_2151 ankyrin~PFAM: Ankyrin~SPTR: Ankyrin), with amino-acid sequence MSNLLSIHQAVRQQNFSLVEKLLAEDNDKVNEPDFHYNTPLIYAVQGGHRAIAHLLIQKGANVNYQNHPHKMTALMFASAKNYFDICELLIASGADVNLANDDRTPPLMIACYLGHKEVAELLLKQGAKVDCQDIDGDTPLQVAIKRNHNSIIELLIDHDADLYYDEGALNLAIDYHKLSIVKTLLKYPIDVNQGNRDDFTPLMNACAQGNIEIVRTLLDAEANVNAQDSQRETALHLACLEGHFQIVEALLKKGADVNAINAEKDTPLLVACVQGHSEIVAELLKYGANPNYVNGQDTPLSIAIINNWQEIAYYLLKAGANPDVRLADGKTVLMKVCDQNNLDMIRCLLHFGADVNLEDRGGGTALMWSAHRGNLEGVKLLLQVKGINIHHCNHQGYTAASLAEYNQFPHVTEFLNHYSPPK; translated from the coding sequence ATGAGTAATCTTTTATCTATCCATCAGGCAGTAAGACAGCAAAATTTTTCCTTGGTTGAAAAACTTTTGGCGGAGGATAATGATAAGGTGAATGAACCTGACTTTCATTATAATACTCCTTTGATTTATGCGGTACAAGGGGGTCATCGGGCGATCGCCCATTTACTGATTCAAAAAGGGGCAAATGTCAATTACCAAAACCATCCCCATAAAATGACCGCCTTAATGTTTGCTAGTGCCAAAAACTATTTTGATATTTGCGAACTATTAATTGCGTCGGGGGCTGATGTAAACTTAGCTAATGACGATCGCACTCCACCGTTAATGATAGCCTGTTATTTGGGACATAAAGAAGTTGCTGAACTATTATTAAAACAAGGGGCAAAAGTAGATTGTCAAGATATTGATGGGGATACCCCCCTACAGGTAGCCATCAAAAGAAATCATAACTCGATTATTGAACTATTAATTGATCATGATGCCGATTTATATTATGACGAAGGAGCATTAAATCTTGCCATCGACTACCATAAACTAAGCATCGTAAAAACCTTACTCAAATACCCTATTGATGTTAATCAGGGTAATCGGGATGATTTTACCCCCCTGATGAATGCTTGCGCCCAAGGAAATATAGAAATAGTCAGAACCTTATTAGACGCAGAGGCAAATGTCAATGCCCAAGATAGTCAAAGGGAAACGGCTCTCCATCTCGCTTGTTTAGAAGGGCATTTTCAAATCGTTGAAGCCCTTTTAAAAAAAGGTGCCGATGTCAATGCTATCAATGCCGAAAAAGATACTCCACTATTGGTTGCCTGTGTACAAGGACATAGCGAAATTGTGGCAGAATTACTCAAATATGGGGCAAATCCTAATTATGTTAATGGTCAAGATACCCCCCTAAGTATTGCCATTATTAATAATTGGCAAGAAATCGCCTATTATCTCTTAAAAGCAGGGGCAAATCCTGATGTCCGTTTAGCTGATGGTAAAACAGTATTAATGAAGGTGTGTGACCAAAATAATTTGGATATGATTCGTTGTTTATTACATTTTGGTGCTGATGTCAATTTGGAAGATAGGGGAGGAGGTACTGCTTTGATGTGGTCAGCCCATCGAGGAAATTTAGAAGGGGTGAAATTATTATTACAAGTAAAAGGTATTAATATCCATCATTGCAATCATCAGGGTTATACGGCGGCAAGTTTAGCCGAATACAATCAATTTCCCCATGTGACAGAGTTTTTGAACCATTACTCCCCCCCTAAATAA
- a CDS encoding SSU ribosomal protein S16P (PFAM: Ribosomal protein S16~TIGRFAM: ribosomal protein S16~COGs: COG0228 Ribosomal protein S16~InterPro IPR020592:IPR000307~KEGG: cyt:cce_3392 30S ribosomal protein S16~PFAM: ribosomal protein S16~SPTR: 30S ribosomal protein S16;~TIGRFAM: ribosomal protein S16), whose amino-acid sequence MIKIRLKRLGKKREVSYRIVAINSRSRRDGRALEELGFYNPRTDETRLNVPAIVTRLKDGAQPTETVRRILDKAKVFEQVNA is encoded by the coding sequence ATGATTAAAATACGCTTAAAGAGATTAGGTAAAAAAAGAGAAGTTAGTTATCGTATCGTCGCCATCAACAGCCGTAGCCGTCGTGATGGTAGAGCATTAGAAGAATTAGGCTTTTATAATCCTCGCACCGACGAAACCAGATTAAACGTTCCCGCAATTGTTACCCGTTTAAAAGATGGCGCCCAACCCACCGAAACTGTGCGTCGTATTTTAGACAAAGCAAAAGTTTTTGAACAAGTAAATGCTTAA
- a CDS encoding hypothetical protein (COGs: COG1837 RNA-binding protein (contains KH domain)~KEGG: cyc:PCC7424_5263 hypothetical protein~SPTR: Similar to RNA-binding protein (Contains KH domain)): MLNKQPYLDLDNATSPDYDGLIRFLVEPLLESPELLSFNCEYIASTKKIWIRLALEEKEKGRVYGKGGRNIQAIRTVLQTAAQMVGDTLYLEIHEDQDRGKFRSSPRRKSNHNTGFTPKSRPNGTPRPPIKRRGHVTKPVIE, encoded by the coding sequence ATGCTTAATAAACAACCTTATCTTGATTTAGATAATGCTACTAGCCCTGATTATGATGGGCTAATTCGTTTCCTCGTTGAACCCCTACTCGAATCCCCTGAGTTACTCAGTTTTAATTGTGAATATATAGCTAGTACAAAAAAAATTTGGATTCGTCTGGCCTTAGAAGAAAAAGAAAAAGGCAGAGTGTACGGAAAAGGGGGACGTAACATTCAGGCAATTAGGACTGTGTTACAAACAGCCGCACAAATGGTCGGTGATACTTTGTATCTTGAAATTCACGAAGATCAAGACCGTGGCAAATTTAGGTCTAGCCCTCGTCGCAAGTCTAATCATAACACAGGTTTTACACCAAAATCCCGTCCTAATGGCACTCCTCGCCCTCCCATTAAGAGACGTGGTCATGTCACCAAGCCTGTTATCGAATAA
- a CDS encoding LL-diaminopimelate aminotransferase apoenzyme (PFAM: Aminotransferase class I and II~TIGRFAM: LL-diaminopimelate aminotransferase~COGs: COG0436 Aspartate/tyrosine/aromatic aminotransferase~InterPro IPR004839:IPR019942~KEGG: cyc:PCC7424_4059 L,L-diaminopimelate aminotransferase~PFAM: aminotransferase class I and II~SPTR: LL-diaminopimelate aminotransferase;~TIGRFAM: LL-diaminopimelate aminotransferase), protein MASINDNYLKLKAGYLFPEIGRRVSAFAQENPEANIIKLGIGDVTEPLPQACRDAMMKAIEDMGDRTSFKGYGPEQGYGWLREKIAENDFQARGCDVSPEEIFISDGSKCDCGNILDIFGKNNKIAVTDPVYPVYVDTNVMAGHTGDANEKGEYEGLVYLPISADNDFTAEIPSEAVDLIYLCFPNNPTGATATKEYLQKWVNYAQENGSIILFDAAYEAFITDPNLPHSIFEIEGAKECAIEFRSFSKNAGFTGTRCAFTVVPKTLKGKASDGSEVELWKLWNRRQSTKFNGVSYIVQRGAEAVYSPEGKAEISQLVNFYLENASIIRQELTKAGLTVYGGVNAPYVWVKTPDGLSSWDFFDKLLHNVHIVGTPGSGFGAAGEGYFRLSAFNSRENVIEAMKRITTTFNFAS, encoded by the coding sequence ATGGCAAGTATCAACGATAATTATTTAAAGTTAAAGGCAGGTTATTTATTCCCCGAAATTGGTAGAAGAGTAAGCGCTTTTGCTCAGGAAAACCCCGAGGCAAATATTATTAAATTGGGTATTGGGGATGTTACCGAACCCTTACCCCAAGCCTGTCGTGATGCTATGATGAAAGCTATCGAGGATATGGGCGATCGCACCTCATTCAAAGGATATGGCCCTGAGCAAGGATATGGCTGGTTAAGGGAAAAAATTGCCGAGAACGATTTTCAAGCCCGTGGCTGTGATGTATCCCCCGAAGAAATCTTCATCTCCGATGGTTCTAAATGCGACTGTGGCAACATTTTAGACATTTTTGGCAAAAATAACAAAATTGCTGTTACTGACCCCGTATATCCCGTTTACGTGGATACTAATGTGATGGCAGGACACACGGGAGACGCTAACGAGAAAGGAGAATATGAAGGTTTAGTATATCTCCCCATCAGTGCCGATAATGATTTCACCGCCGAAATTCCCTCCGAGGCAGTAGATTTAATTTACCTTTGTTTCCCCAACAACCCCACGGGTGCCACTGCCACCAAAGAATATTTACAAAAATGGGTGAACTATGCCCAAGAAAACGGCTCTATTATTCTTTTTGATGCTGCCTATGAGGCATTTATTACCGATCCTAATTTACCTCATTCCATCTTTGAAATTGAAGGCGCCAAAGAATGTGCCATCGAATTTCGTTCCTTCTCCAAAAATGCAGGATTCACGGGAACCCGTTGCGCCTTCACCGTAGTACCCAAAACCCTTAAAGGAAAAGCCAGTGATGGCTCTGAAGTAGAACTCTGGAAACTCTGGAATCGTCGTCAATCTACCAAATTTAACGGTGTATCCTACATTGTCCAAAGGGGTGCCGAAGCGGTATATTCCCCCGAAGGAAAAGCTGAAATCAGTCAATTGGTCAATTTCTATCTCGAAAACGCCAGTATCATTCGCCAAGAATTAACCAAGGCAGGTTTAACCGTTTATGGTGGCGTAAATGCTCCCTATGTGTGGGTAAAAACCCCCGATGGTTTATCTAGCTGGGATTTCTTTGATAAATTGCTCCATAACGTCCATATTGTGGGTACTCCCGGATCTGGATTTGGTGCGGCTGGGGAAGGTTATTTCCGCCTTAGTGCGTTTAACAGTCGTGAAAATGTTATCGAAGCCATGAAGCGTATCACCACGACTTTTAATTTTGCCTCATAG
- a CDS encoding hypothetical protein (PFAM: Predicted metal-binding protein (DUF2103)~KEGG: cyt:cce_3564 hypothetical protein~SPTR: Putative uncharacterized protein) — MSKSSEGRIVWNHSTHLDGLIPILEKLVVYEGIRTITPAVLSRSRSHIPHLKLKVSVPIRGGFKLIARQGKSVQEVFIITDLTQAELESAIADIL; from the coding sequence ATGAGTAAGTCATCGGAGGGACGCATTGTTTGGAATCATTCGACTCATTTGGATGGTTTGATCCCCATTTTGGAGAAATTGGTTGTTTATGAGGGGATTCGTACCATTACCCCTGCGGTTTTGAGTCGATCGCGCAGTCACATTCCCCATTTAAAATTGAAGGTTTCTGTGCCCATTCGGGGGGGTTTTAAACTCATTGCCCGTCAGGGGAAAAGTGTACAAGAGGTTTTTATCATTACTGATTTGACTCAAGCTGAGTTGGAAAGTGCGATCGCTGATATTCTCTAA
- a CDS encoding ATP-dependent Clp protease adaptor protein ClpS (PFAM: ATP-dependent Clp protease adaptor protein ClpS~COGs: COG2127 conserved hypothetical protein~InterPro IPR003769~KEGG: ava:Ava_2843 ATP-dependent Clp protease adaptor~PFAM: ATP-dependent Clp protease adaptor protein ClpS~SPTR: ATP-dependent Clp protease adaptor protein ClpS), with translation MVLGSAIVTPTKSEQTVRKPYPNYKVIVLDDDFNTFEHVASCLMRYIPKMTEELAWNLTNQVHFQGQAMVWAGPLEQAELYHQQLRREGLTMAPLEAA, from the coding sequence ATGGTATTAGGAAGTGCTATAGTTACTCCGACGAAGTCTGAACAAACTGTCCGCAAACCGTACCCTAATTATAAGGTTATCGTTTTGGATGATGATTTTAATACCTTTGAACATGTTGCCAGTTGTTTGATGCGTTATATTCCCAAAATGACGGAGGAGTTGGCGTGGAATTTGACGAATCAGGTACATTTTCAAGGACAGGCGATGGTTTGGGCGGGCCCGTTGGAACAGGCGGAATTATATCATCAACAGTTAAGGAGAGAGGGTTTGACCATGGCACCATTGGAGGCAGCATGA
- a CDS encoding photosystem II core protein PsbZ (PFAM: YCF9~TIGRFAM: photosystem II core protein PsbZ~InterPro IPR002644~KEGG: cyt:cce_4680 photosystem II reaction center protein Z~PFAM: photosystem II protein PsbZ~SPTR: Photosystem II reaction center protein Z;~TIGRFAM: photosystem II core protein PsbZ) translates to MGAIFQLLLTALVLFSFVMIVYVPVAYASPQNWEQSKSILYIGSGLWVALVIAVAVLNFFVV, encoded by the coding sequence ATGGGAGCTATATTCCAATTACTTTTAACAGCATTGGTTCTTTTTTCTTTTGTGATGATTGTTTACGTACCCGTTGCTTATGCCTCTCCCCAAAATTGGGAACAGTCTAAATCCATTCTCTATATTGGTTCTGGTTTGTGGGTAGCCCTAGTAATTGCCGTCGCTGTACTTAACTTTTTCGTGGTTTAA